In Salmo trutta chromosome 16, fSalTru1.1, whole genome shotgun sequence, a genomic segment contains:
- the LOC115150273 gene encoding ubiquitin carboxyl-terminal hydrolase 48 isoform X3, giving the protein MAPRVQLEKAAWRWVESVRPEDIHREHIEIAYRICVPSCKRGACRRNCKGNPNCLVGIGEHAWLGEINENSFHNIDDPNSERRDKNTFVGLTNLGATCYVNTFLQVWFHNLELRRTLYLCQNARAEEHNMDSDYEPRSICEHLQYLFALLQNSNRRYIDPSGLVKALGLDTGQQQDAQEFSKLFLSLLEDTLSKQKNPNLQNVIQLQFCGQMSYVTVCNQCGRASPLPSRYYELELNIQGHKNLTECVTEFLKEEKLDGDNRYFCESCQSKQNATRRIKLHSLPRVLNLQLMRFVFDRQTGHKKKLNTFISFPEQLDMGPFLEGKEDEKCVYELSAVLIHRGVSAYSGHYIAHVRDARTSDWYKFNDEEIEKMEGKKLQLGIEEDIAETVKSQTRKPKCSKGYHCSRNAYMLVYKCHREEDTDPMETNVDVPGFLQRLVDRDNRKFEEWCLEMADMRKQSVDKGKAKHEEVKELYELLPAEDGQQYEFVPLEWLKKWLDDSTVTKEIDNGNFLCSHGKLHPDKVGEAKRISVKAAELLFDRYGGGPRLDGSTLCEECVGQRCRVLRLKNQLAEDFKEVTNLVKGPPKSDEGYWVGKTSLRSWRQLALEQLDEDEEETKHIDGKSNGEGPAITATKEYGPENQDEDEEEMKTFNEDILCRHGGLSILESERRLVTEEVWSKLRVYFPRAPQFTQLQEPCQQCLRLEREGKENEALNRMMASEQKSSLLNLFQEKNRPTLTKWPQETDILYIVPLFFVDEWRKFIRRPTKTTPVSSVGNSLLLCPHGGFMFTHDSMLMGDAQHIALLWPGEWEVISRHFLVDQPISICRISQATPNGSSVEYTTQPELCRDCREGFIFQQQRDMREYAQATVYVRKVIDDKRIMETAPEVNVSGSEAEDEREEPVAKVDGEQDPDFSQIEDGAKRQRLSDGTIGAAASPAPMASGGKSGIRRSTRHRKLRGERALIVSANQTLKELKIQIMHAFSVAPFDQNLSIDGRCLTDDSATLGSLGVIPESVICLKADEPIADYAALDDVYQVCMPEEGFKGTGLLGH; this is encoded by the exons GAGGAATTGTAAAGGGAACCCAAATTGTCTTGTCGGTATTGGGGAACATGCCTGGTTGGGAGAGATCAACGAAAACAGCTTCCACAACATTGATGATCCAAATTCAGAGCGCCGGGACAAG aaCACGTTTGTGGGTCTGACGAACCTGGGCGCCACATGTTACGTCAACACCTTCCTGCAGGTGTGGTTCCACAACCTGGAGCTGCGCAGGACACTGTACCTGTGTCAGAATGCCCGGGCAGAGGAGCACAACATGGACTCAG ACTACGAGCCTCGCAGCATATGTGAACACCTGCAGTACCTGTTTGCGCTGCTTCAGAACAGCAACAGAAGGTACATTGACCCCTCGGGGCTGGTCAAGGCGCTAGGGCTGGACACAGGACAACAGCAG GACGCTCAAGAGTTCTCTAAGCTCTTCCTTTCGCTATTGGAGGACACATTATCCAAACAGAAGAACCCAAACCTGCAGAATGTCATTCAGCTGcaattctgtggacagatgtcttacGTCACTGT GTGTAACCAGTGTGGCCGTGCTTCTCCCCTGCCGTCTCGATACTACGAACTGGAGCTCAACATCCAGGGCCACAAGAACCTTACAGAATGTGTCACAGAGTTTCTCAAG GAGGAGAAGCTGGACGGTGACAACCGCTACTTCTGTGAGAGCTGCCAGAGCAAGCAGAATGCCACCCGACGCATCAAACTGCACAGCCTCCCACGCGTACTAAACCTGCAGCTCATGCGTTTTGTCTTCGACAG ACAAACGGGTCACAAGAAGAAGCTCAACACCTTCATCAGTTTTCCAGAGCAGCTGGACATGGGCCCGTTTCTGGAGGGAAAAG AAGATGAGAAGTGTGTGTACGAGCTGAGTGCGGTCCTGATCCACCGCGGGGTCAGCGCTTACTCGGGTCACTACATCGCACACGTGCGAGACGCCCGCACCAGCGACTGGTACAAGTTCAACGACGAGGAGATTGAGAAGATGGAGGGCAAGAAGCTACAGCTGGGCATCGAGGAGGACATCG CCGAGACGGTGAAGTCCCAGACCCGTAAGCCCAAGTGCAGTAAAGGATACCACTGCTCCAGGAACGCCTACATGCTGGTGTACAAGTGCCATAGAGAGGAGGACACTGACCCCATGGAGACCAACGTTGACGTGCCAG GCTTTCTGCAGAGGCTGGTGGACCGAGACAACAGGAAGTTTGAGGAGTGGTGCCTGGAGATGGCCGACATGCGCAAGCAGAGCGTCGACAAGGGCAAGGCCAAGCACGAAGAGGTGAAGGAACTCTACGAGCTTTTACCTGCGGAAGACG gCCAGCAGTATGAGTTTGTGCCTCTGGAGTGGTTGAAGAAATGGCTGGACGACTCGACGGTCACTAAAGAAATCGACAACGGCAACTTCCTGTGTTCTCACGGTAAACTTCACCCAGACAAGGTGGGGGAGGCCAAGAGGATCTCCGTTAAAGCAGCAGAGCTTCTCTTTGACAGATACGGCGGAGGACCCAGACTAGATG GGTCAACTCTCTGTGAGGAATGTGTGGGCCAGAGATGCAGGGTGCTGCGGCTAAAGAACCAGCTGGCCGAGGACTTCAAAGAAGTCACCAACCTTGTCAAGGGCCCGCCCAAAAG tgatgaggggtacTGGGTGGGCAAGACGTCTCTTCGGAGCTGGAGACAGCTGGCCTTGGAGCAGCTGGATGAGGACGAGGAGGAGACCAAACACATCGACGGCAAAAGCAACGGAGAGGGACCAGCGATCACTGCTACTAAAG AGTACGGCCCAGAGAACCaggatgaagatgaggaggagatgaagaCCTTCAACGAGGACATCCTCTGTCGGCATGGTGGTCTGAGTATCCTGGAGAGCGAGAGGCGGCTGGTGACGGAGGAGGTGTGGTCCAAACTGAGGGTGTATTTCCCCAGAGCCCCCCAGTTCACCCAGCTACAGGAGCCCTGTCAGCAGTGCCTG AGGCTGGAGCGTGAGGGGAAGGAGAATGAGGCTCTGAACAGGATGATGGCGTCAGAACAGAAGAGCTCCCTCCTCAACCTGTTCCAGGAGAAGAACAGACCCACACTCACCAAGTGGCCGCAG GAGACGGACATTCTCTACATAGTTCCTCTGTTTTTTGTGGACGAGTGGAGAAAGTTCATCAG gAGGCCCACTAAGACCACCCCAGTGTCTAGCGTGGGGAACAGTTTGCTCCTTTGTCCCCATGGAGGCTtcatgttcacccatgactccaTGTTGATGGGAGACGCCCAACA TATAGCTCTTCTCTGGCCCGGTGAATGGGAGGTGATCAGCAGACACTTCCTGGTTGATCAGCCAATCTCCATCTGCCGGATCAGTCAGGCCACACCCAACGGCTCCAGTGTGGAGTACACCACCCAGCCTG AGCTTTGTAGGGACTGCAGAGAAGGTTTCATCTTCCAGCAACAGAGGGACATGAGAGAGTACGCACAAGCCACAGTCTACGTCCGCAAGGTCATAGACGACAAGAGG ATAATGGAGACAGCTCCTGAGGTGAATGTGAGTGGGTCAGAGGcagaggatgagagggaggagccTGTTGCTAAGGTGGACGGAGAGCAAGACCCTGACTTTAGCCAG ATAGAGGACGGGGCGAAGCGTCAGAGGCTGAGTGACGGCACCATCGGTGCTGCCGCAAGTCCGGCCCCCATGGCCAGTGGCGGAAAATCGGGTATCAGGAGGAGCACAAGGCACAGGAAGCTCCGGGGAGAGAGAGCACTCATCGTCTCAGCCAATCAGACGCTCAAGGAGCTCAAAATACAA ATCATGCATGCCTTCTCTGTGGCCCCGTTTGATCAGAATCTGTCGATCGACGGCCGGTGTCTAACGGACGACTCTGCCACCCTCGGCAGCCTAGGAGTCATCCCAGAGAGCGTCATCTGTCTGAAG GCTGATGAACCCATAGCAGATTATGCAGCATTGGATGATGTTTATCAGG TCTGTATGCCTGAAGAAGGATTTAAAG GCACTGGGCTTCTCGGTCACTGA